ttatttattcatgagagacagagagagagagagagagggagagagaggcagagacacaggcagagggagaagcaggctccatgcagggagcctgatgtgggactcgatcctggatctctaggATGAGGCCctggcagaaggcggcgctaacccgctgagccacctgggctgcccagtagcatcaattttaatcaaaaatattaacatatggGCATATTTGAGAAGATTCATTCATCCTTCTAATCTTTTGTCCAGAAATTAGATCATTAGCCATGTGATCTATTTATAGGGCTGATGAATACacattattataaatacatattacttaTCACTAGCAATCTACTGAGGATTTCAGTACCAGGAATTCTAAACCAGATATATAAGGAAGGCAGCCTTCTGGCAGCTGAGTGGCAGATATTTATTGCATGGGAGGGCGGACAGTATCTTCCTGAACCCCCGAAAATACACACATTCCACATATGCACAGATTCAGCCTTGATGATTATTTGATATTCTGTAAACATCAGTGGAAACAAAACTGGGCCCTCACTAAAAGGTTGTGAATCTATTCATGGACAGCACATAGAGGGATTCAGCTTTAATATTAACAAAATCATCTAACAAGGTACATCTGCTCCTTTATCTTGCTTATTTTCTCAGCAATGTTTTACTTGGCTaggataaaatatatacatacacacacaaacacacaaagatAGAACAGTAAAGTCATCCAATAAtagagaaacaaaggaaggaCAGAATGTcaacagacattttaaaattttagttggcACATGTACAAAAAGTCATCGTCCCAGCCAGGTGACCACATGCCTATAATGTGGCAGAGCCATTCTCTGGGaatgaatccagggctccagtcTACCACTCTGTAATTTGGATTAataatttattgtattatttgaaAAGGTTGCATAATATACCTAGTCAGTTGAACCATAAAGAATAACACATCCCAAGTTACACATATAGTGTTTGGTGTTAACCATGCAAAATAAGTCCCCACTTTCACCTGCCCATGGTAATACCCATTTGCTTAATGAGAATGTAAAAAGAAGCATCTTTTAACAGGTGATTTGACAAGAGGTGgtgcaaagaagaaagagagagaagagaagacatgAGGATGATAAGAAATCAATATGTGTTAGATTCCTGCCATGTGCCAAGCACACTAGGAACATGAAATCTTCACAACAATTCTGTGAAGCAGAATCTCTCCCATTGGAGAGATGAGGAGATAAGATTTAGGAAAGATAAGTAAATTGCCCGTATTAGTTCATCTATTTGGGTAGACTCCAAATTCTTTGTGGGAATGACCAGCTGAGTGGGCAAGGAAacatacgaaaaaaaaaaaaaagagaaaaaaaaactacataagaGCTCCAAGACAACATACGAGCAGACATCTGACCTGTGGTACAAAATGATTACACAAGTGCTAAggacatttcaaataatattaatcAAATAGTGCTAGTAACAACTAGTCAGAATGCTTCATGGAGTCAAGGCTTGACATGATTCCAAAGCTTCCTAACTTTTTAAATAAGGAGTTGCTCTATATTTAAATGCTGACCTAATTCCTGAAGCTGAGAAACACCAGATGAGTGAAAATTAAAAGTACTTGAGTTGGAACAGGAGGAGATCCAGGCTGGCCAGAGTAAAAGTTCAAAAATAGCATCTGtatgaggagagaggaaggaagcagacaAGACAGCTCCTTCTTCCAGCACAAAGCTATCTAGCTGGCTGATAGATCACATCTGCAACAAGAGgcatcttttacttctttactgTGTAAGTAATTACAATTCATACATACAGACATATCAGCATTGCCAACTTTAGACATTCATTGGTACTAAAAAAGGGATTTTACTCGTGTCAAAtctttcttggttctttttttttttccccgctCTACAGAGTTTATTGGGTTTATAACTGGACAAAGTCACACATGTACAAAATGAAGCTCACACTATCCCAAAGCAGAATAGGGATTGAGGGCTGGGGATCCGTTACTGGCCTTTGGGGGAGCTCCGAGGTGAGGGGCAGCCAACCCTCCCGCTCCAGAGAGATGTGGCcacaggggagaggaggagagggagcccaCCTGGCTTTGGTCACagaacacagagcctggcactggGCCAGGGCTGACAGATGGATGGTGGAGTAGGAGTCCCAGAAACCACCctgcccagggagcccagggagcccagggactGTTCCACCAGTCCCTCTCGCAAGGTGATTGGTCCAGACCTAGACTCAGGGGCTGGTGCAAAGGGAAGGCAgcaaagcaggagggaggagacacTGGAGTGTGGTGGCCCAGGGCACCCAGACCTGTGGAAAAGGGCGGGTAGGGAAGCAGGCTGGCTGCTACTAGGCAGCTAGCAGCGGGTCTCATAAATGCCACCGTGGCCAATGTAGTGCACCCATTTGATGACATCATGGTCGCTGTAGTTCAGCTTCGGTTCAAACACCTTCAAGTAGCGCACCTTGAGGCCAGAGGGTGCGAATGGCACCTCAAAGTTCATGGAAATGGGGGGTCGAGCCCATTTCTTCTTGTCATTGGCGGGCAGAAGTTCAATCTCTGCGTTGATCTGCGATTCCTTCAAGCCTGCCACGCGCTTTATCTTCCACACGATGGCGTTCTCTCTGGCCTTGCACTTGGCCTTCCCCTTCATGCACATCACCTGTACCCCGCTTGTATTCAGTAGAGTTGGGATCCTCACCTCAATCTTCTGAGCCAGTAAAGAGGGTTTGAAATTGGATTTGATGACCACCTTGACCTCCAGCTTGGTGCGTCCCAGTTCTCGCACTACTGGGATCACCCGGAAAGGAAGGATGATGTCCTTGGTGGTGCGATACCTCATTAGCTCAAACTCTCCATCTGGTGGGATGAAGCTGATGCTGCGTTCAGAGTCAAACTTTCTGAGTCGCACACACTGGTGGAAGGTGCAGTCATCGATGGCAATTGATTGCTTTCCGTTCTTGCTTGTTTCATCAGCTGTGCCTTTGCCTTGCTTCTCAATGACAATCTTGTCATTCATCCCAAACTTGCATTCAGGCATGCCACTCAGGTAGCTCTTTATCACCACCCGGTCTGACACATGGGCACTTAGCACCTGCCCCTGTGGGGACATGAGGAGGTTCACACTTTCCAGCACATCCAAGAAGAGCTCATTCCGGCGATACTTGATGCCCTCCCACTGCCAACCAATCTGCCCAGTCACCTGGCTGGTGATCTGGGATTGCTCTTCTTTTGTCTGATGCTGGCTCTTGATACCCTGCTGAGTGATGAAGATTTTCAGTGCTCCTGTCTCTGAATTCTGTGGATAGCCAAAGTCCAGGATC
This Canis lupus familiaris isolate Mischka breed German Shepherd chromosome 8, alternate assembly UU_Cfam_GSD_1.0, whole genome shotgun sequence DNA region includes the following protein-coding sequences:
- the LOC119872972 gene encoding LOW QUALITY PROTEIN: AP-2 complex subunit mu-like isoform X3 (The sequence of the model RefSeq protein was modified relative to this genomic sequence to represent the inferred CDS: inserted 1 base in 1 codon) — translated: MMSVEYHFKNLTQRLIGGLFIYNHKGEVLLSQVYRDDTGRNAVDXFRVNVIHTRQQVCSPITNIARTSFFHVKRSNIWLAAVTKQNVNAAMVFEFLYKMCDVMAAYFGKISEENIKNNFGLIYELLDEILDFGYPQNSETGALKIFITQQGIKSQHQTKEEQSQITSQVTGQIGWQWEGIKYRRNELFLDVLESVNLLMSPQGQVLSAHVSDRVVIKSYLSGMPECKFGMNDKIVIEKQGKGTADETSKNGKQSIAIDDCTFHQCVRLRKFDSERSISFIPPDGEFELMRYRTTKDIILPFRVIPVVRELGRTKLEVKVVIKSNFKPSLLAQKIEVRIPTLLNTSGVQVMCMKGKAKCKARENAIVWKIKRVAGLKESQINAEIELLPANDKKKWARPPISMNFEVPFAPSGLKVRYLKVFEPKLNYSDHDVIKWVHYIGHGGIYETRC